A window of Tautonia marina contains these coding sequences:
- a CDS encoding class I SAM-dependent methyltransferase — translation MDEFEPDSRYEGPETVSTLEIAGKTIRLARPAEPERLLDDPTVLAWNARDDYMPYWAFLWPGAFLLAEAVAAEAWGTGAEALELGCGLGLTGLVGLEAGIERVVFTDYDRAPLRFVEQSGRANGFGPERVETALLDWRRLPETTYPVILGADVLYERPLIPLVVGVLRAMLAPGGVALISGPYRVATEDLEPALKGAGLRFESTQIRAVDETGKGLKGRLHRIWKREV, via the coding sequence GTGGACGAGTTCGAGCCGGATTCCCGATACGAGGGGCCCGAGACGGTTTCGACCCTGGAGATTGCCGGGAAGACGATCCGGCTGGCAAGACCGGCGGAGCCGGAGCGGTTGCTGGATGATCCGACGGTGCTGGCCTGGAACGCGAGGGATGATTACATGCCGTACTGGGCCTTTCTCTGGCCTGGGGCGTTCTTGCTGGCCGAGGCGGTCGCGGCCGAGGCGTGGGGAACCGGGGCCGAGGCGCTGGAGCTGGGGTGCGGGCTGGGGCTGACCGGACTGGTGGGCCTGGAGGCGGGGATCGAGCGGGTCGTGTTCACCGATTACGACCGGGCGCCGTTGCGGTTCGTCGAGCAGAGCGGCAGGGCCAATGGGTTCGGTCCGGAGCGGGTCGAGACGGCGTTGCTCGACTGGAGACGATTGCCCGAAACCACGTACCCGGTGATCCTGGGCGCGGATGTCTTGTATGAGCGGCCCTTGATCCCGCTGGTGGTGGGAGTGCTGCGGGCGATGCTCGCGCCGGGAGGGGTGGCCCTGATCTCCGGGCCGTACCGGGTGGCGACCGAGGACCTGGAGCCGGCCCTCAAGGGAGCGGGGCTGCGGTTCGAGTCGACGCAGATCAGGGCGGTGGATGAAACAGGGAAAGGGCTGAAGGGGAGGTTGCATCGGATCTGGAAAAGGGAGGTTTGA
- a CDS encoding FeoA family protein, with protein sequence MSSVAELPPSVAELIPLTLLRPGQSGTVDQVLGTGDLVHRLREMGLRRGAMIEMIRPGSPCMIRLDGHTLGIRSTELSGILVRPA encoded by the coding sequence ATGTCGAGCGTTGCCGAGTTGCCGCCCAGCGTTGCCGAATTGATTCCGCTGACCTTGCTGCGGCCGGGGCAGTCGGGGACGGTCGATCAGGTGCTCGGCACCGGAGATCTCGTGCATCGGCTCCGAGAGATGGGCTTGCGACGCGGAGCCATGATCGAAATGATCCGCCCGGGAAGCCCCTGCATGATTCGCCTCGACGGCCACACCCTCGGCATCCGATCGACCGAACTGTCGGGCATTCTGGTGAGGCCGGCCTGA
- a CDS encoding PVC-type heme-binding CxxCH protein, translated as MRLWPPRRLTFGLTVLGLVLSGDARGQESEPAPELISGTGLSPAEALASFQVWEGFTVELVAAEPLVQDPVAFDWSADGRLWVVEMADYPLGTEGGGRVRVLEDSNGDGSYDTSTVFLDELSYPNGIMPWREGVLISCAPEIIYARDSDGDNRADRVEVLYTGLAEANPQHRVNGFSLALDGWVHAADADGGTVRSTRSEAAVEVRGRDIRFRPDDGAIEPESGRSQFGRRRNDWGDWFINNNSLWAWHVVLSDADLRRNQAFAASVTTRVLEPDTRLYPISRTLARFNDPGSANRATSACSPEPYRDTLFGSDFASNLFISEPVHNLVHRMVLEPEGATYSGHRAEGEETSEFLASTDHWFRPASIRTGPDGALWIADMQRAVIEHPEWIPDDWERRIDLRAGENRGRIYRVVPSDRAPRAIPKLDQLDTAGLVAAMDSPNGWQRDTSQRLLMHKIDQDAIIPLRQLISTSRRPEARVQALWTLACLEGLDAKLIRSALADEHPEVRRAAILAARLGDGDRDEVGAAIVGRTDDPSPRVRIAAALALGDWTNPSAGKALAKLALNDGGDPWFRVAILSSARFHAAEILSAVLAQPEGDRSSANVWIGPLFAAAARETGSEGQAGLVRSLLTAIEQVSERDGPAAMGMLASLLDEAGRLGLPLTRWSEPSAGLTSEVDRIGSLISEARQVAADESRTEADRLAAIRLLGREPAGGDRDRAVLLGLLRPQEPVAIARAAVDAVSRLGSAEVPDVLLGGWKGHGPTLRSAILDTLLSREAWRDALLDALEEGRIPSAEVGPSHRGQLLTHREEAVRERAERLFGTSDGERAAVVARARQALALGSEPEQGRAIFAKHCSTCHQLDGEGFAVGPDLTVLSDRSPEALLVAILDPNRAVEARYAAYTLATTDGRVVSGLIAEETSNALALLRQGGERDTLLRSEIEEIATAGQSLMPEGMEQDINFQELAHLIAFLREHGLRPNEVPGNRPRRVTAAPEGGVRLPADAAEIYGNRLTFEPTHGNLGWWIQENDRAAWTFELDQEGTYDVWLEWACPDDGAGGPFVIEVGADRLDGTVAGTEGWDDYQRARIGSVTLGAGRHRLDIRPAARPRGPLMDLRAIELTPTTNQDKEAHK; from the coding sequence ATGAGGCTCTGGCCCCCCCGTCGGCTCACCTTTGGTTTGACCGTGCTCGGCCTCGTCCTCTCAGGGGACGCCCGAGGTCAGGAATCGGAACCCGCGCCGGAGCTGATTTCCGGCACAGGGCTGTCGCCAGCCGAGGCACTGGCAAGCTTCCAGGTGTGGGAGGGGTTCACCGTCGAGCTGGTGGCCGCCGAACCGCTGGTCCAGGACCCAGTCGCGTTTGACTGGTCGGCCGACGGGAGGCTCTGGGTTGTCGAGATGGCCGACTATCCGCTCGGGACCGAAGGGGGCGGTCGGGTCCGAGTGCTGGAAGACTCGAACGGTGACGGCTCGTACGACACATCGACCGTTTTCCTCGATGAATTGTCCTATCCCAATGGTATTATGCCCTGGCGTGAAGGAGTTCTGATTTCTTGTGCGCCAGAGATCATTTATGCAAGAGACTCCGATGGCGACAATCGGGCCGATCGGGTCGAGGTGCTTTACACGGGGCTGGCAGAGGCGAACCCGCAGCATCGGGTCAACGGCTTCTCCCTGGCGCTCGATGGTTGGGTCCATGCGGCCGATGCGGATGGCGGCACCGTGCGATCGACTCGGAGCGAGGCCGCGGTCGAAGTCCGAGGCCGCGATATCCGCTTCCGGCCCGACGACGGGGCGATTGAGCCCGAAAGCGGTCGGTCGCAGTTCGGCAGGAGGCGCAACGACTGGGGGGATTGGTTTATCAACAACAATTCCCTCTGGGCCTGGCACGTGGTCCTGAGTGATGCCGACCTGCGCAGGAACCAGGCGTTTGCTGCCTCGGTGACGACCCGGGTGCTGGAACCGGATACGAGGCTTTATCCCATCAGCCGGACCCTGGCTCGTTTCAACGACCCTGGATCGGCCAACCGAGCAACCTCGGCCTGCAGTCCGGAACCGTATCGGGATACGCTGTTCGGTTCGGATTTTGCATCGAATCTGTTTATTAGTGAGCCTGTTCATAATCTTGTTCACCGAATGGTGCTTGAACCTGAGGGGGCGACGTACTCGGGGCATCGAGCCGAGGGGGAGGAGACCTCCGAGTTCCTCGCCTCGACCGATCACTGGTTCCGGCCGGCCTCGATTCGGACCGGGCCGGATGGGGCGCTCTGGATCGCCGACATGCAACGCGCGGTCATCGAGCATCCCGAGTGGATTCCCGATGACTGGGAACGCCGAATCGACCTGCGGGCCGGCGAGAACCGAGGGCGGATCTATCGCGTGGTGCCCTCGGATCGTGCGCCTCGGGCCATCCCGAAGCTCGACCAGCTCGACACGGCTGGGCTCGTTGCCGCGATGGACAGCCCGAACGGCTGGCAACGAGATACAAGCCAACGATTGTTGATGCACAAAATCGATCAGGATGCGATCATTCCTCTGCGCCAGTTGATCAGCACAAGCCGTCGGCCCGAGGCTCGGGTGCAGGCGCTCTGGACGCTGGCCTGTCTTGAAGGGTTGGATGCGAAGCTGATCCGATCGGCATTGGCTGACGAGCATCCCGAAGTCCGCCGGGCGGCGATCCTGGCGGCGAGGCTGGGGGACGGGGATCGCGACGAGGTGGGCGCGGCCATCGTGGGCCGGACAGACGACCCCTCGCCCCGTGTCCGGATTGCGGCGGCCCTGGCGCTGGGAGACTGGACCAATCCCAGCGCCGGAAAGGCACTGGCGAAGCTCGCCCTGAACGACGGAGGAGATCCCTGGTTTCGGGTGGCGATCCTCAGCTCGGCACGGTTCCATGCGGCGGAAATCTTGTCGGCGGTACTCGCACAACCTGAAGGCGATCGTTCCTCTGCGAATGTATGGATTGGTCCGCTGTTTGCTGCCGCGGCGCGAGAGACGGGTTCCGAAGGGCAGGCGGGCCTGGTGCGGTCGCTCCTGACTGCCATCGAGCAGGTCTCGGAGCGGGACGGGCCGGCGGCGATGGGGATGCTGGCAAGTCTGCTTGATGAGGCGGGCCGACTGGGATTACCGCTCACGCGGTGGTCGGAGCCTTCGGCAGGGCTGACCTCGGAAGTCGATCGAATCGGGTCGCTCATCTCGGAGGCTCGACAGGTGGCCGCCGACGAGTCGCGCACCGAGGCGGATCGGCTTGCAGCAATTCGGCTGCTGGGCCGCGAGCCGGCGGGGGGCGACCGTGACCGCGCGGTCCTGCTTGGATTGCTTCGGCCTCAGGAGCCGGTTGCCATTGCTCGGGCGGCGGTGGATGCCGTAAGCCGACTGGGAAGCGCAGAGGTGCCTGATGTGCTTCTGGGAGGGTGGAAGGGGCACGGGCCGACGCTTCGATCAGCGATTCTTGACACGTTGCTGAGCCGAGAAGCCTGGCGCGATGCGTTGCTTGACGCTCTGGAGGAGGGGCGAATCCCCTCGGCGGAGGTCGGGCCGTCGCATCGGGGGCAGTTGTTGACGCATCGAGAGGAGGCGGTTCGGGAACGCGCGGAGCGGCTGTTCGGAACCTCGGACGGAGAACGGGCGGCGGTGGTCGCGCGGGCTCGGCAGGCGCTGGCGTTGGGGAGCGAGCCGGAGCAGGGGCGAGCGATCTTCGCGAAGCACTGCTCGACCTGTCATCAGCTTGACGGCGAAGGATTCGCCGTGGGACCGGACCTGACGGTACTTTCGGACCGATCGCCCGAGGCGTTGCTGGTGGCGATTCTTGATCCGAACCGGGCTGTCGAGGCACGCTATGCCGCCTACACGCTGGCCACGACCGACGGTCGGGTGGTTTCGGGCCTGATCGCCGAGGAAACCTCGAACGCACTGGCGCTGCTTCGTCAAGGGGGAGAGCGTGATACCTTGCTGCGGTCGGAGATCGAGGAGATTGCGACCGCGGGGCAGTCGTTGATGCCGGAAGGAATGGAGCAGGATATCAACTTTCAAGAGCTTGCGCACCTGATCGCCTTCCTTCGTGAGCATGGATTGCGGCCGAACGAGGTGCCCGGCAATCGGCCGAGACGAGTCACGGCGGCTCCCGAAGGAGGCGTTCGACTCCCGGCCGATGCGGCGGAGATCTATGGAAATCGCCTGACGTTTGAGCCCACGCACGGGAACCTCGGCTGGTGGATTCAGGAGAATGACCGGGCCGCCTGGACGTTTGAGCTCGACCAGGAAGGCACGTACGACGTGTGGCTGGAATGGGCCTGCCCGGACGACGGCGCGGGCGGGCCTTTCGTGATTGAGGTGGGGGCCGACCGTCTGGACGGCACCGTGGCGGGAACCGAGGGCTGGGACGATTACCAGCGTGCCCGGATCGGCTCGGTGACGCTGGGGGCCGGTCGGCACCGACTGGATATTCGCCCGGCGGCTCGACCTCGGGGACCGTTGATGGACCTCCGAGCCATTGAACTGACGCCGACCACGAACCAAGATAAGGAAGCGCACAAATGA
- a CDS encoding mandelate racemase/muconate lactonizing enzyme family protein, whose translation MKIEKIEAIPVSVPLKAGLTTKTAHGDHITSDYAIIRVITDDGIVGLGEATVSAIWSGETSQSTVAAVDAFLSPALRGMDPTRLHSCRAVMDRALKANPFTKAAVEMALWDVAGKAAGVPVHQLLGGKVRDRIRTKMMIGAFEPPQAVKLAETFLGWGVTCLKVKVGIDPIGDFARVKAVREVAGPDIPMTVDANCGWDVPAARLALRLLTPLDLLVAEQPLTPALDDATRELRTIGPAIMADESVWTAIDAMRVCRTQAADVISLYPGKNGGLLASIEIAHIAAAAGLPCHMGSNLELGIASAAMIHLAAAVPNIKSERFPADILGPKYHESDLLTSPLDLGPESAGVPDTPGLGIDLDEAALARFRVDR comes from the coding sequence ATGAAAATTGAAAAAATCGAAGCCATCCCTGTCTCTGTCCCGCTCAAGGCGGGCCTCACCACCAAGACCGCGCACGGTGACCACATCACCTCCGACTACGCCATCATTCGCGTCATCACCGATGACGGAATCGTCGGCCTGGGCGAGGCCACCGTCTCCGCCATCTGGAGCGGCGAGACGAGCCAGTCCACCGTTGCCGCGGTCGATGCCTTCCTTTCTCCCGCCCTCCGCGGCATGGACCCGACCCGCCTGCACTCCTGCCGAGCCGTCATGGACCGCGCCCTCAAGGCAAACCCCTTCACCAAGGCCGCCGTCGAGATGGCCCTCTGGGACGTGGCCGGCAAGGCCGCGGGCGTGCCCGTCCACCAGCTCCTCGGCGGCAAGGTCCGCGACCGCATCCGCACCAAGATGATGATCGGCGCCTTCGAGCCTCCCCAGGCGGTCAAGCTGGCCGAGACCTTCCTCGGCTGGGGCGTCACCTGCCTGAAGGTCAAGGTCGGCATCGACCCGATCGGCGATTTCGCCCGCGTCAAGGCCGTCCGAGAGGTCGCTGGCCCCGACATTCCCATGACCGTTGATGCCAACTGCGGCTGGGACGTTCCCGCCGCTCGCCTCGCCCTCCGCCTGCTCACGCCGCTCGACCTGCTCGTCGCCGAGCAGCCGCTCACCCCCGCCCTCGACGACGCCACCCGAGAACTGCGGACCATCGGCCCCGCCATCATGGCCGACGAGAGTGTCTGGACCGCCATCGACGCCATGCGAGTCTGCCGAACTCAGGCCGCCGATGTCATCAGCCTTTACCCCGGTAAAAACGGCGGCCTGCTCGCCTCGATCGAGATCGCCCACATCGCCGCCGCCGCCGGCCTGCCGTGCCACATGGGCAGCAACCTCGAACTCGGCATCGCCAGCGCCGCCATGATCCACCTCGCCGCCGCCGTGCCCAACATCAAGAGCGAGCGCTTCCCGGCCGACATCCTCGGCCCCAAGTACCACGAGTCCGACCTCCTCACCTCCCCCCTCGACCTCGGCCCCGAATCCGCGGGCGTGCCCGATACCCCCGGACTCGGAATCGATCTGGATGAAGCAGCGCTTGCGCGCTTCCGCGTTGATCGCTGA
- a CDS encoding FeoA family protein: MSRRLSELSLGESATVTQVDATGDVGMRALEMGVIPGTVVKLVAIAPLGDPLVFELRGYRLSLRRSEAAAIEVASLV, from the coding sequence ATGAGTCGGCGCCTCTCGGAACTCTCCCTCGGCGAGTCGGCCACGGTGACCCAGGTCGATGCAACCGGCGATGTCGGCATGCGGGCCCTGGAGATGGGGGTCATCCCCGGCACGGTGGTTAAACTCGTGGCCATCGCGCCCCTCGGTGATCCGCTCGTGTTCGAACTGCGTGGCTATCGCTTGAGTCTCCGGCGCTCGGAAGCCGCGGCCATCGAGGTCGCAAGCCTCGTCTGA
- a CDS encoding N,N-dimethylformamidase beta subunit family domain-containing protein yields MGTLPEGRSSIIREENAKPGTTDWQLTRVRPDGGGFRSPWIEGYCSKQSVKAGETIDLMISTDPPRPFTVEIFRMGYYGGRGARLMTTLGPIEGTAQPVPEPGEKSVHECKWEPSATLTIPDDWVSGVYLGRLTTIPEAEDRPYWQSYVVFIVTDDRPADILFQCSDNTWQAYNTWPNNYSVYTHPKGNQGPWANVSFDRPYGREAQFNGVVNDPLTFGSGEFLPFEFPLAYWLEQHGYDVTYCSNSDMITPDRGLKCKTFVSVGHDEYWDIRQFRSVEAMRDAGVSLLFFSGNSVCWVTPFMPSSDGRANRIIFRGGPYGADNDYAVNRERDHGPFPERGPDEGLLMGARNVEPVNGGGDWVITKPDHWIFEGTGVKAGERIPGLIGWEYHGDPADIPGLEVVAEGTAWVGGERPQQWTATIYPGPKENFVFNASTIFWAQGLSTPPGHVLPWSHWSRPHGPDERVQRITKNLFDRAIGSGDE; encoded by the coding sequence ATGGGCACCTTGCCCGAGGGTCGCTCGTCGATCATCCGGGAGGAGAACGCCAAGCCAGGCACGACTGACTGGCAGCTTACGAGGGTTCGTCCGGATGGCGGGGGCTTCCGGTCTCCCTGGATTGAGGGGTACTGCTCGAAGCAGAGCGTGAAGGCGGGAGAGACGATCGATCTAATGATCTCGACCGACCCGCCCCGCCCCTTCACGGTCGAGATCTTTCGGATGGGCTATTACGGCGGACGGGGGGCTCGCCTGATGACCACCCTCGGGCCGATCGAGGGAACGGCTCAACCTGTTCCAGAGCCTGGGGAAAAAAGTGTTCATGAGTGCAAGTGGGAGCCGTCGGCAACGTTGACGATTCCCGATGACTGGGTGAGCGGGGTGTATCTTGGCCGCCTGACGACGATTCCGGAGGCGGAGGATCGGCCTTACTGGCAGAGCTATGTCGTGTTCATCGTGACGGATGATCGGCCGGCCGACATTCTCTTTCAGTGCTCCGACAACACCTGGCAGGCGTACAACACATGGCCGAACAATTATTCGGTCTACACGCATCCGAAAGGCAATCAAGGGCCCTGGGCCAACGTCAGTTTCGACCGGCCGTATGGGAGAGAAGCGCAGTTCAATGGGGTTGTGAATGACCCGTTGACCTTCGGGTCGGGAGAATTCCTGCCGTTCGAGTTTCCCCTGGCCTACTGGTTGGAACAGCATGGGTACGATGTGACGTATTGTTCCAACAGCGATATGATTACGCCCGATCGAGGGTTGAAGTGCAAGACGTTCGTGAGTGTTGGGCATGATGAATACTGGGACATTCGTCAGTTTCGCAGCGTGGAAGCGATGCGAGACGCGGGGGTATCGCTGTTGTTCTTCTCGGGGAACAGTGTCTGCTGGGTGACGCCATTCATGCCCAGTTCGGACGGCCGAGCGAATCGGATCATCTTCCGAGGTGGGCCGTACGGCGCGGACAATGACTACGCCGTCAATCGAGAGCGCGATCACGGCCCCTTCCCCGAGCGAGGTCCGGATGAAGGTTTGCTCATGGGTGCCCGCAACGTCGAGCCGGTGAACGGCGGCGGCGACTGGGTGATCACAAAGCCGGATCACTGGATCTTCGAAGGGACCGGCGTGAAGGCGGGGGAGCGGATTCCCGGTCTGATTGGCTGGGAATATCACGGTGATCCGGCGGACATTCCGGGACTTGAAGTGGTCGCCGAAGGGACCGCCTGGGTCGGTGGTGAGCGCCCCCAGCAATGGACGGCGACGATCTATCCGGGGCCGAAGGAGAATTTTGTGTTCAACGCATCGACGATCTTCTGGGCGCAGGGGCTGTCGACTCCTCCGGGGCATGTGTTGCCCTGGTCGCACTGGAGCCGCCCGCATGGGCCGGACGAGCGGGTGCAACGAATCACGAAGAATCTGTTCGATCGGGCGATCGGATCAGGAGATGAGTGA
- the feoB gene encoding ferrous iron transport protein B, producing the protein MSIAAEPQTRTVALIGNPNTGKSTVFGALSGVQQRVGNYPGVTVEKKTGRMTVDGKRWTLIDLPGTYSLAPRSLDEMVAVDVMLGRRPDTPKPDVILCIVDANNLERNLYLVSQVLELGRPTVVALTMTDLAEDRGTTLDLPKLRERLGVPVVPIRAHKRIGLDALKTALAETATQEQPASAPESPFPEPFQGEVARIEAWLADARPGLPPLPRYLVERLLLDTSGYLEGHVALKNGNVEGLHAEILAARQRLAEAGCPVPAVEAMARYGWAASMLDGVVTRPDEPRVTSGDRVDRVLTHRVWGTLIFVAVMALIFQAVFTWSIPLMDLIDAGVGGLATLVEGVMAEGALRSLIIDGMIAGVGGVIVFLPQIFILFFFLGILEDCGYLARAAYLMDRLMTRLGLSGKSFIPLLSSFACAIPGVMATRVIEDRRDRMTTILVAPLMSCSARLPVYTLLIAAFIPPVAVAGFVSLQAMTMVAMYAVGVITAAAVAWALKKTAFKGPTPPFVMELPAYKWPSPRVVLHRMFERGWSFVRRAGTIIFAVSIVMWALLYFPRLPESTEAAFAQQIAALEDQREAADDAEAVEAIDAQIATLEARADGEQKRLSLLGRAGRVIEPVVRPLGWDWRIGAAAIASFPAREVVVATLGVIFDVGSDVEGEEGASRLQVALREAEHRDGRPLFTIPVALSIMVFFALCAQCVSTLAVIRRETNSWGWPLFCFAYMTVLAYFGAMLVYQVGTWIAA; encoded by the coding sequence ATGTCCATTGCCGCTGAACCCCAAACCCGGACCGTGGCCCTGATCGGCAACCCGAACACGGGCAAATCCACCGTCTTCGGCGCCCTGTCCGGTGTGCAACAGCGGGTGGGCAACTATCCCGGCGTCACCGTCGAGAAGAAGACCGGGCGGATGACCGTCGACGGCAAGCGCTGGACCCTCATCGACCTGCCCGGCACCTACAGCCTCGCCCCCCGATCGCTCGACGAGATGGTGGCCGTCGATGTGATGCTCGGCCGACGGCCCGACACGCCGAAGCCCGACGTCATCCTCTGCATCGTCGACGCCAACAACCTGGAGCGGAACCTCTACCTCGTCAGCCAGGTTCTCGAACTCGGTCGGCCGACGGTCGTGGCCCTGACGATGACCGACCTGGCCGAGGACCGCGGTACGACCCTCGACCTGCCGAAACTCCGCGAACGGCTCGGCGTTCCGGTCGTTCCCATCCGGGCCCACAAGCGCATCGGCCTCGATGCCTTGAAGACCGCCCTGGCCGAGACGGCGACTCAGGAGCAACCCGCCTCTGCTCCCGAAAGCCCCTTCCCCGAACCGTTTCAAGGCGAGGTCGCCCGCATCGAAGCCTGGCTGGCCGACGCGAGGCCCGGCCTGCCCCCCTTGCCCCGCTACCTCGTCGAGCGGCTCTTGCTCGACACCAGCGGCTATCTCGAAGGCCACGTCGCACTCAAGAATGGCAACGTCGAGGGCCTGCACGCCGAAATCCTCGCTGCCCGTCAACGCCTGGCCGAGGCCGGTTGCCCCGTCCCGGCCGTCGAGGCGATGGCCCGCTACGGCTGGGCCGCGTCCATGCTCGACGGCGTCGTCACCCGCCCCGACGAGCCTCGCGTCACCTCCGGCGACCGGGTCGACCGCGTCCTGACGCACCGGGTCTGGGGTACGCTGATCTTCGTCGCCGTCATGGCCCTGATCTTCCAGGCTGTCTTCACCTGGTCGATCCCTTTGATGGATCTGATCGACGCCGGGGTCGGCGGCCTGGCCACCCTGGTCGAAGGGGTGATGGCCGAGGGGGCCCTGCGCAGCCTGATCATCGACGGCATGATCGCCGGCGTCGGCGGGGTCATTGTCTTCCTGCCTCAGATCTTCATCCTCTTCTTCTTCCTCGGCATCCTGGAAGACTGCGGCTACCTCGCCCGCGCGGCCTACCTGATGGACCGCCTCATGACCCGTCTGGGCCTGAGCGGCAAGTCGTTCATTCCCCTGCTCTCCTCCTTCGCCTGTGCGATTCCGGGGGTCATGGCCACCCGCGTCATCGAGGACCGCCGCGACCGCATGACCACCATCCTCGTTGCCCCCTTGATGAGCTGTAGCGCCCGGTTGCCGGTCTACACCCTCTTGATCGCCGCCTTCATCCCGCCGGTGGCCGTGGCTGGGTTCGTCAGTCTCCAGGCCATGACGATGGTCGCCATGTACGCCGTCGGCGTCATCACCGCCGCCGCCGTGGCCTGGGCCCTGAAGAAGACCGCCTTCAAGGGGCCGACCCCGCCGTTCGTCATGGAACTCCCCGCGTACAAGTGGCCCTCCCCTCGCGTCGTCCTCCACCGGATGTTCGAACGCGGCTGGTCGTTCGTCCGCAGGGCCGGGACGATCATCTTCGCCGTCTCGATCGTCATGTGGGCCTTGCTCTACTTCCCTCGCCTGCCCGAATCGACCGAGGCCGCCTTCGCCCAGCAGATCGCCGCCCTCGAAGACCAGCGCGAGGCCGCCGACGATGCCGAGGCCGTTGAGGCGATCGATGCGCAGATCGCGACCCTCGAAGCCCGAGCCGACGGTGAGCAGAAGCGATTGAGCCTGCTCGGCCGCGCCGGTCGGGTCATCGAGCCGGTCGTCCGCCCGCTCGGCTGGGACTGGCGGATCGGCGCCGCCGCCATCGCCTCGTTCCCGGCCCGAGAGGTCGTGGTCGCCACCCTCGGCGTCATCTTCGACGTCGGCTCCGACGTTGAGGGGGAGGAAGGGGCCAGCCGCCTCCAGGTCGCCCTGCGCGAGGCCGAGCACCGCGACGGACGCCCCCTGTTCACGATCCCCGTCGCCCTGTCGATCATGGTCTTCTTCGCCCTCTGCGCCCAGTGCGTTTCCACCCTGGCCGTCATCCGTCGCGAGACGAACTCGTGGGGTTGGCCGTTGTTTTGTTTTGCTTATATGACTGTCCTTGCGTATTTTGGCGCGATGCTGGTCTATCAGGTTGGCACCTGGATTGCAGCCTGA
- a CDS encoding acyltransferase family protein: MNDAPAPHTRYHAFDSLRAVMMLLGLVLHACQYYVPIPLFPGFDFRDVRTSGLAGLTFFGIHTFRMQTFFVMAGFFAALLCDRRGVRGMWSNRMKRVGLPLLVGWLILFPITISAFLFGIAKREGLPAWETTLAWWTTGQIPWVEDWQPFYSIFLISPLHLWFLYALLWFYMGAIVFRQIGKIGKGAVGRGVNSLFRRLTAWHLLLPAGIGFTTLTLLISPSALFDQSFPVFLPNPLPLVQFGPFFAFGWLLYRNVDLLPTMARWPVPTLVAAALMLVVYFGVTASAIGPDGRNTMRLETAAVSSAVAWLAVFGFIGLFLRVFNRPSPAMRYVSDSAYWVYLAHLPLIYWMQGLLFDLPVPALVKIGIILSVSIVVLYASYDLIVRPGVIGRFLNGRSYPSARLGLRSGTSATPEPSPN; this comes from the coding sequence ATGAACGACGCCCCCGCTCCCCACACGCGATACCACGCCTTCGACTCCCTCCGGGCGGTCATGATGCTGCTGGGCCTGGTCCTGCACGCCTGCCAGTATTACGTGCCGATCCCCTTGTTTCCGGGGTTCGATTTCCGCGATGTCCGCACGTCGGGGCTGGCCGGATTGACCTTCTTTGGTATTCACACTTTTCGCATGCAAACCTTCTTTGTGATGGCCGGGTTCTTCGCCGCCCTGCTCTGCGACCGCCGAGGGGTCCGGGGGATGTGGTCGAACCGGATGAAGCGGGTCGGCTTGCCCCTGCTCGTCGGCTGGCTGATCCTCTTCCCGATCACGATCTCGGCATTCCTCTTCGGCATCGCCAAACGCGAGGGCCTGCCGGCCTGGGAAACCACCCTCGCCTGGTGGACGACCGGGCAGATCCCCTGGGTCGAGGACTGGCAGCCGTTCTACAGCATCTTCCTCATCTCGCCGCTGCACCTCTGGTTCCTCTATGCCCTGCTCTGGTTCTACATGGGGGCGATCGTCTTCCGGCAGATCGGGAAGATCGGCAAAGGCGCGGTCGGCCGGGGCGTCAACAGCCTCTTCCGACGCCTGACGGCCTGGCACCTGCTCCTTCCGGCCGGGATCGGTTTCACGACCCTGACCCTCTTGATCAGCCCCTCGGCCCTGTTCGACCAGAGCTTCCCGGTCTTCCTGCCGAACCCCTTGCCCCTGGTCCAGTTCGGGCCGTTCTTCGCCTTCGGCTGGCTGCTCTATCGCAACGTCGACCTGCTGCCGACGATGGCCCGCTGGCCGGTGCCGACCTTGGTGGCCGCGGCGCTCATGCTGGTCGTCTATTTCGGGGTAACGGCCTCGGCGATCGGGCCCGACGGCCGGAACACGATGCGGCTGGAGACGGCGGCCGTCTCCTCGGCGGTGGCCTGGCTGGCGGTCTTCGGCTTCATCGGCCTGTTCCTCCGCGTCTTCAACCGCCCGAGTCCCGCCATGCGCTACGTGTCCGACTCGGCTTACTGGGTCTACCTGGCCCACCTCCCCTTGATCTACTGGATGCAAGGTTTGCTGTTCGACCTGCCGGTCCCCGCCCTGGTGAAGATCGGCATCATCCTGAGCGTCTCCATCGTCGTCCTGTACGCCAGCTACGACCTGATCGTCCGGCCGGGCGTCATCGGCCGCTTCCTCAACGGCCGATCGTACCCCTCGGCGCGCCTCGGCCTCCGATCCGGCACCTCGGCCACCCCCGAACCCTCTCCGAACTGA